The Saprospiraceae bacterium genome includes a window with the following:
- a CDS encoding alpha/beta hydrolase, with amino-acid sequence MTRKLKYVLIFILSLTLIVALFSIKKDIPVDDLKPKYASEPSKFVDIMNMDVHYRAEGISDDSLPVVLLHGTGASLHTFDYWTDVLKDSKKVFRMDLPGFGLTGPFTDGDYTISHYVEFLNEFLKKNDVQKCILAGNSLGGNIAWNFALKHPEKIKKLVLIDAAGLKYKESKPPLAFRVARMPLLNQLLTIITPKSMARKSVEDVYSIKSKVSDSLVDRYYELTLREGNRQAMVDRFKVNPDYSNIPKLKGVECPVLILWGSDDLLIPVSSAVEFSQLLPKDTLVVINDCGHVPMEECPEESLNALLSFIKN; translated from the coding sequence ATGACCAGAAAGCTCAAATATGTATTGATCTTCATTTTATCCCTTACACTAATTGTAGCCTTATTTTCTATTAAGAAGGATATACCAGTAGATGATCTGAAACCCAAGTATGCTTCGGAGCCTTCAAAGTTTGTGGATATCATGAATATGGATGTACACTACAGAGCTGAAGGTATTTCCGACGATTCTCTGCCTGTTGTGCTGTTGCATGGTACCGGAGCTAGCCTGCACACGTTTGATTATTGGACAGATGTACTGAAGGATTCAAAAAAGGTTTTCAGAATGGATTTACCTGGTTTCGGCTTGACGGGCCCTTTCACTGACGGAGACTATACAATTTCTCATTATGTTGAATTTCTTAATGAATTTTTGAAAAAAAATGATGTGCAAAAATGTATTCTTGCAGGTAATTCTTTAGGAGGAAACATTGCTTGGAATTTTGCACTTAAACATCCTGAAAAAATAAAAAAATTAGTTTTGATCGATGCCGCCGGCTTAAAATACAAAGAAAGTAAACCACCTTTAGCATTCAGAGTTGCAAGAATGCCTTTACTCAATCAACTTCTGACGATCATCACACCCAAATCTATGGCACGTAAAAGTGTAGAAGATGTGTATTCCATCAAATCCAAAGTATCCGACAGTCTCGTAGACAGGTATTATGAATTGACCCTTCGTGAAGGTAACAGGCAAGCTATGGTTGACAGGTTTAAGGTCAATCCGGACTATAGCAATATACCAAAATTGAAGGGTGTAGAGTGTCCGGTTTTGATTTTGTGGGGAAGCGATGATCTTTTGATTCCAGTGTCTTCTGCAGTAGAATTCAGTCAATTACTTCCGAAAGATACTTTGGTGGTTATCAATGATTGCGGACATGTACCTATGGAAGAATGCCCTGAAGAGTCGCTCAATGCTTTACTGAGTTTTATAAAAAATTAA
- the purU gene encoding formyltetrahydrofolate deformylase, with translation MKNGKQHSKDIMCRRKGLVHKVTGVFYFNNLNVLSNQEFVDTETSRFFMRSEIAGEIVPDKIMNGLSGILPTDAEISFDGKRKKKIVILVTKEHHCLSELLVLNHYGELNAEILAVIGNHESLSDVCARFDIPFYHISTEGISREAHETLMIELISDFSPDYIVLAKYMRILTPNFVKHFTNRIVNIHHSFLPAFIGANPYKQAYLRGVKIIGATAHFVNDNLDEGPIIKQDIMHVDHSHSWQEMAQAGRDVEKLVLAKALRLVFNDNVFVAGNKTVILE, from the coding sequence ATGAAAAATGGAAAACAGCATAGTAAGGATATCATGTGCAGACGAAAAGGTCTTGTTCATAAAGTCACGGGAGTATTTTATTTCAACAATCTCAATGTTTTGTCCAATCAGGAGTTTGTAGATACTGAAACTTCCCGTTTTTTTATGCGATCAGAAATTGCGGGTGAAATCGTACCGGATAAAATCATGAATGGACTGTCAGGTATCTTACCTACTGATGCAGAAATTTCATTTGACGGCAAACGTAAAAAGAAAATCGTCATCTTAGTCACCAAAGAGCATCACTGTCTGTCAGAGCTGCTGGTGCTCAACCATTACGGTGAACTGAATGCTGAAATATTGGCAGTCATAGGTAATCATGAAAGCCTGAGTGATGTATGTGCCAGGTTTGATATACCTTTCTATCATATCTCTACGGAGGGCATCAGCCGGGAAGCGCACGAGACCTTGATGATAGAATTGATTTCTGACTTTTCTCCCGATTATATCGTCCTTGCAAAATATATGCGCATACTGACCCCTAATTTTGTAAAGCACTTTACCAACCGGATTGTTAATATACACCATTCGTTTTTACCTGCTTTCATAGGTGCAAATCCATATAAACAGGCCTATCTGCGAGGTGTAAAGATCATAGGAGCTACTGCACACTTTGTCAATGACAATCTTGACGAAGGCCCAATCATCAAGCAGGACATCATGCATGTAGACCATAGCCATAGTTGGCAGGAAATGGCTCAGGCCGGTCGGGATGTGGAGAAATTGGTCCTGGCAAAAGCACTTCGGCTTGTCTTTAACGACAATGTATTTGTGGCCGGCAACAAAACAGTCATATTGGAATAG
- a CDS encoding TlpA family protein disulfide reductase — protein MRLVYIFFIFIVITSLSCVAPNSTFQKIPPGIWRGVLLLDRTPVQKYGDDRDIVKKFEVDSELPFNFDVVYDNDSTFHIVIHNADERIKIQDITFGTDKATAKDTIIVEFPVYDTKIQAIYEDGVIEGDWIVNYKENYRIPFKAIHGVSDRYSMVSDQNINVEGKWKCTFEIGTEDEYKAVGIFKQKGDIVTGTFLTETGDYRFLEGKVAGSKLYLSAFDGAHAFLFNGKVMEDGSLSGTFRSGSQYTTNWEGVRDDTFSLTDSYDLTKSVSDRPVAFSFLNTEGNMVSLKDQKYKNKIKIIQIMGTWCPNCIDETVFLKEYFIKNPSEDVALIRIGFERYKELSKSIAALKKFKDKMKISHEVLYGGYYDKKQASQMMPMLDKIMSYPTLIITDKNDLIVKIHTGFSGPATPGYQNFTQEFSQILSAIKK, from the coding sequence ATGCGGTTGGTCTACATTTTTTTTATTTTTATTGTCATCACATCTCTTTCATGTGTAGCACCAAACAGTACTTTTCAAAAAATTCCTCCTGGTATCTGGAGAGGGGTATTATTACTGGACAGGACGCCGGTCCAGAAGTATGGTGATGACCGGGACATTGTGAAAAAATTTGAAGTTGATTCTGAATTACCTTTCAATTTTGATGTAGTTTATGACAATGACAGTACTTTTCACATCGTCATACACAATGCTGATGAGCGAATCAAAATACAAGATATCACTTTTGGAACAGATAAGGCCACTGCCAAAGACACTATCATCGTAGAATTTCCGGTATACGATACAAAAATACAGGCTATATATGAAGACGGAGTGATAGAAGGCGATTGGATTGTCAATTACAAAGAGAATTACAGAATACCTTTCAAGGCAATACATGGTGTTTCAGATCGGTACTCTATGGTCTCAGACCAAAACATCAATGTGGAAGGTAAATGGAAATGTACATTTGAAATAGGCACTGAGGATGAGTATAAGGCAGTTGGTATTTTTAAACAGAAAGGAGATATTGTCACCGGCACTTTTCTCACAGAAACAGGTGACTATCGTTTTCTGGAAGGTAAAGTAGCAGGTTCAAAACTGTATTTATCCGCTTTTGATGGAGCTCATGCTTTTCTTTTTAATGGTAAAGTGATGGAAGACGGGTCATTGTCAGGGACCTTCAGGTCCGGAAGCCAATATACTACCAATTGGGAAGGGGTGAGAGATGATACATTTTCACTGACTGATTCATATGATCTCACAAAATCGGTATCAGACAGACCTGTTGCCTTTTCATTTTTAAATACTGAAGGCAATATGGTAAGCCTCAAAGATCAAAAATATAAAAATAAAATAAAAATCATCCAAATCATGGGAACATGGTGCCCTAACTGTATCGATGAAACTGTTTTTCTAAAGGAATATTTTATAAAAAACCCTTCAGAAGACGTTGCTTTAATCAGGATAGGTTTTGAAAGATATAAAGAACTAAGTAAATCCATAGCAGCATTAAAAAAATTCAAGGATAAAATGAAGATAAGTCATGAAGTTTTGTACGGAGGTTATTACGATAAAAAACAAGCATCTCAAATGATGCCCATGCTTGATAAAATCATGTCCTATCCTACATTGATCATTACTGATAAAAACGATCTGATTGTCAAAATTCATACAGGATTTTCCGGACCTGCGACGCCAGGATATCAAAATTTTACCCAAGAATTTAGTCAAATTTTATCTGCCATAAAAAAATAA
- a CDS encoding SDR family NAD(P)-dependent oxidoreductase has product MKVPFTKLVMITGATSGIGSASAKIFAKNGFNLVLTGRRKERLEDLKKKLQTKYGVEIVTLCFDIRDNEAVKKAWKSLKMDWRQIDVLVNNAGLAKGFHPIHEGHLDDWETMIDTNIKGLLYITRLVSPVMVKNQKGHIINVCSTAGHEVYPNGNVYSATKFGVDALTRSMRLDLYKHGIRVSQVSPGHVEETEFALVRFDGDEKRSKIYEDFTPLKSKDVAEIIYFMASRSKHINIQDVLVMGTQQAGSNFIDRSGRKD; this is encoded by the coding sequence ATGAAGGTACCTTTTACAAAGTTAGTGATGATTACCGGTGCGACTTCAGGCATCGGAAGTGCATCAGCTAAGATATTTGCAAAAAACGGATTCAATCTTGTGCTCACAGGTAGAAGAAAAGAGCGGCTGGAAGATCTCAAGAAGAAGTTGCAAACAAAATATGGAGTGGAAATTGTGACTCTTTGCTTTGATATCAGAGACAACGAAGCAGTAAAAAAAGCCTGGAAGTCATTAAAAATGGACTGGCGACAGATTGATGTTTTGGTCAATAATGCCGGGCTGGCAAAAGGATTCCATCCGATACATGAAGGGCATCTTGACGATTGGGAAACTATGATCGATACCAATATAAAGGGTTTGCTATATATTACCCGTCTGGTAAGTCCCGTAATGGTTAAAAACCAAAAAGGACATATCATCAACGTTTGTTCTACTGCAGGCCATGAAGTATACCCCAATGGCAATGTTTACTCAGCAACTAAATTTGGGGTAGATGCATTAACCCGCAGCATGCGACTGGACCTGTACAAGCATGGTATAAGAGTGAGTCAGGTATCTCCGGGTCATGTGGAAGAAACTGAATTCGCACTGGTAAGATTTGACGGGGACGAAAAAAGATCAAAAATTTATGAAGATTTTACGCCATTGAAATCAAAAGATGTGGCTGAAATCATATATTTCATGGCGTCGAGAAGTAAGCACATCAATATCCAGGATGTCCTTGTCATGGGTACCCAACAGGCAGGAAGCAATTTTATCGATAGGAGCGGAAGAAAGGACTGA
- a CDS encoding DASH family cryptochrome produces MQHTSIIWFRNDLRLHDNEALTEAIAKSEFIIPVYVFDERVFRGKTKFGFEKCGKFRTKFIIESVEDLRQNLRKLGSELIIRVGLPEIEIFKLAKENKTSWVFCNRERTSEEVKVQDALENKLWTIGQELRYVRGKMLYHTADLPFPVCQVPDTFTNYRKEIENIISVRSPFPVPKYLPGLPQPIDSGVLPDLESYDKDTDEIVHPDAAKFKGGETAALAQLDYYLWESNQITHYKNTRNQLLGWDFSSKLSPWLAAGCISPKYVYQQLKLYEDKIEKNESTYWLYFELLWRDFFRLMGKKYGNKIFKPSGIKGIKPLENNNEQTFYKWSSANTGVPFVDANMIQLNNTGYMSNRGRQIVASFLVHDLKVNWLMGAEYFESQLIDYDPCSNYGNWLYIAGVGNDPREDRHFNVQSQEKKYDPDRKFQEYWLQQHAAEIMILS; encoded by the coding sequence ATGCAGCATACTTCTATCATATGGTTTAGGAATGATTTGAGACTACATGATAACGAAGCACTCACTGAAGCTATAGCGAAGTCTGAATTTATCATACCCGTTTATGTATTTGATGAAAGAGTTTTCCGCGGCAAAACTAAATTCGGTTTTGAAAAGTGTGGAAAATTCAGGACAAAGTTTATTATAGAATCCGTTGAGGACCTTCGCCAAAACCTGAGAAAATTAGGCAGTGAATTAATTATCAGAGTTGGCCTGCCGGAAATTGAAATTTTTAAGCTCGCAAAAGAAAATAAAACATCATGGGTTTTTTGTAACCGCGAAAGAACTTCAGAAGAAGTAAAAGTTCAGGATGCTTTAGAAAATAAATTATGGACCATAGGACAGGAATTGAGGTATGTTAGAGGTAAGATGTTGTACCATACTGCGGATCTTCCGTTTCCTGTTTGCCAGGTGCCGGATACATTTACCAACTATAGAAAAGAAATAGAAAATATAATTTCGGTACGATCACCTTTTCCTGTTCCGAAGTATTTGCCTGGTCTACCCCAACCTATTGATTCTGGAGTGCTTCCTGATTTAGAATCCTATGATAAAGATACAGATGAAATAGTACACCCTGATGCAGCGAAGTTTAAAGGTGGTGAGACTGCTGCATTAGCTCAACTAGACTATTATCTTTGGGAAAGCAATCAAATCACTCATTACAAAAATACGAGAAATCAATTGTTAGGTTGGGATTTTAGCAGTAAACTCTCTCCATGGCTCGCTGCAGGCTGTATCTCGCCAAAATATGTATATCAGCAACTTAAATTGTATGAAGACAAAATCGAAAAAAATGAGTCAACCTATTGGTTATATTTTGAGCTTTTGTGGCGGGACTTTTTCAGATTGATGGGCAAAAAATATGGTAACAAAATCTTCAAGCCATCAGGAATAAAAGGTATAAAACCTTTGGAAAATAATAATGAACAAACTTTCTATAAATGGTCGTCTGCAAATACAGGTGTACCATTTGTGGATGCCAATATGATACAGCTCAACAATACAGGCTATATGTCAAATAGAGGCAGGCAAATTGTGGCTAGTTTTTTGGTCCATGATCTCAAAGTCAATTGGCTGATGGGTGCTGAATATTTTGAATCCCAGCTCATAGATTATGATCCATGTTCGAACTATGGCAATTGGCTCTACATTGCGGGAGTGGGTAATGACCCGAGAGAAGACAGGCACTTCAATGTACAATCTCAGGAAAAAAAATACGACCCGGACCGCAAATTTCAGGAATATTGGCTACAGCAACATGCAGCTGAAATTATGATTTTGTCTTAA
- a CDS encoding OmpA family protein: MRYIIIFLLVIPFGNLSLAQIQKDTSLEFLHTMIYFSTNDHKLDSVAKYKIRQLNDSLSGLKDRFYIIESHTDSDGSAVYNKKLSDQRAQSVLNHMLDLKVDSSWIKLNSYGKLNPEASNKNDWGKAMNRRVKLSVNKKIVFKQLNGKLETNDILIKPALVRLNELYFSDSVYADRNGNFSIFVPVNRKLLLSVISDEVFSEPQTIVTREEVFFQPLKVNVYAVKLNSVLTLKEINFVGGQANVLPESVPSLEYLLQFMQSNKSLCFEVGGHINYPGRPMPKFIGPDGSQLKLEKLSEKRAKSIYTFLVNRGIDSIRMLTVGYENLYMKFPKPTSEEEMKANRRVEIIIRDCNKMK, encoded by the coding sequence ATGAGATATATTATAATATTTTTATTGGTCATTCCCTTTGGAAATTTATCTTTAGCTCAAATACAAAAAGATACTTCACTTGAATTTTTGCATACCATGATTTATTTTAGTACAAATGATCATAAGCTTGATTCCGTCGCAAAATATAAAATAAGACAGCTCAATGACTCATTAAGCGGATTAAAAGACAGATTTTACATTATAGAATCACATACAGATAGTGATGGAAGCGCAGTATATAATAAAAAATTATCAGATCAGCGAGCGCAGTCAGTATTGAATCATATGTTGGATTTGAAAGTAGATAGTTCATGGATTAAATTAAATTCTTACGGCAAACTAAATCCGGAAGCATCAAATAAAAATGATTGGGGAAAAGCTATGAATCGGCGGGTCAAGTTGAGCGTAAACAAAAAAATTGTGTTCAAACAGTTAAATGGGAAACTGGAAACTAATGATATTTTAATAAAGCCTGCTTTAGTCCGGTTAAACGAACTCTATTTTTCAGATTCTGTATATGCTGATAGGAATGGCAATTTTTCAATATTTGTTCCTGTAAATAGAAAACTACTGCTCTCTGTGATTTCTGATGAGGTTTTTTCAGAGCCCCAGACCATAGTGACCAGAGAAGAAGTATTCTTCCAGCCTCTGAAAGTCAATGTTTATGCTGTAAAACTTAATAGTGTTTTAACACTTAAAGAAATCAATTTTGTGGGCGGTCAGGCTAATGTTTTGCCTGAAAGTGTACCCAGTCTGGAGTATTTACTTCAATTTATGCAATCCAATAAAAGTTTATGTTTTGAAGTAGGAGGTCACATCAACTACCCAGGCCGTCCAATGCCTAAGTTTATCGGACCTGATGGGTCCCAATTGAAATTAGAAAAACTTTCTGAAAAAAGGGCAAAATCAATTTACACTTTTCTAGTAAATAGGGGTATTGATTCAATAAGAATGTTAACAGTCGGATATGAAAACCTGTATATGAAGTTTCCCAAACCCACAAGTGAAGAAGAAATGAAAGCAAACCGGCGGGTTGAAATCATCATCAGAGATTGTAATAAAATGAAATGA
- a CDS encoding aminotransferase class I/II-fold pyridoxal phosphate-dependent enzyme gives MINLISDTVTKPTPEMLSYMMKAEVGDDVFREDPSVNRLEEKVANMFGKEAAIFCPSGTMTNQIAIKVNTQPIDDVICDVDSHIYQSETGGYAYNSGVGISLIQGQNGKITASQVRDAIKPGHDWQPTSRLVVIENTCNKGGGSIYHLDEIKPIYDLCQEKGLRLHLDGARIFNALVETGETTHDWGKYFDTISVCMSKGLGAPVGSLLIGDHETIRLARRFRKVMGGGMRQAGYLAAACDYALDHHIHRLKDDHKKAKKIGEILQTKSFVQTLKPVSTNIVIFQLTDDIRDADFLTDLKSKGILAAPFGGNTIRFVTHLDVTQDMCDEVCDILEKM, from the coding sequence ATGATCAACCTAATCAGCGACACAGTCACCAAACCCACACCGGAAATGCTGTCGTATATGATGAAAGCGGAAGTAGGTGATGATGTGTTCAGAGAAGACCCGAGTGTAAATCGCCTTGAAGAGAAGGTGGCCAACATGTTTGGGAAGGAAGCTGCTATCTTCTGCCCGTCAGGCACAATGACCAATCAGATAGCCATCAAGGTGAATACCCAACCCATAGATGATGTCATCTGTGATGTAGATTCTCATATATATCAGTCTGAGACCGGAGGATATGCTTACAACAGTGGTGTAGGTATCAGCCTCATACAAGGACAAAACGGTAAGATTACTGCATCACAGGTCAGAGATGCCATAAAACCAGGTCATGACTGGCAACCCACATCACGTCTTGTCGTAATTGAGAATACATGCAATAAAGGCGGAGGCTCTATATACCATCTGGATGAAATCAAACCGATATATGATTTGTGCCAGGAAAAAGGACTCCGATTGCATCTGGATGGAGCAAGAATTTTTAACGCTCTGGTAGAAACAGGAGAGACTACCCACGATTGGGGAAAATACTTTGATACCATATCAGTGTGTATGTCAAAAGGTCTAGGGGCACCTGTTGGTTCATTGCTTATTGGCGATCATGAAACTATCAGACTTGCAAGGAGATTCAGAAAAGTGATGGGAGGCGGTATGCGACAGGCGGGCTATCTCGCAGCGGCATGTGATTACGCCCTTGATCATCATATACACAGGCTGAAAGATGACCATAAAAAAGCAAAAAAGATAGGAGAAATACTCCAAACAAAGTCATTTGTACAGACACTTAAACCTGTGAGCACCAATATTGTTATTTTTCAATTGACAGATGACATCAGGGATGCAGATTTTCTTACAGATCTAAAATCCAAGGGAATACTTGCCGCTCCTTTCGGAGGTAATACAATTCGATTTGTCACTCACCTTGATGTTACTCAGGATATGTGTGATGAAGTATGTGACATTCTGGAAAAAATGTAA
- a CDS encoding aminotransferase class V-fold PLP-dependent enzyme, whose product MDIQRVRKETPSCEDLVFLNSAGSSLMPKPVLETMTAFQLLEAQIGGYAAAAQKADDIWEFYDACAILLGAKRQNIAFVFNATDGFSKAVSSIPLTKGDTILTTDDDYISNHILFLSLQKRFGIQIIRCGCLPSGDLDLNDMEEKIKKYKPAMVTVTHIPTNTGKIQPIELVGELCARYDIWYIVDGCQSAGQIPVDVAKIKCDFYSATGRKFLRGPRGTGILYVSDKALEKGLEPLLIDMEGAVWSEEHLYTQIAGAKRFELWEANYVNVCGLTEAVKYACNIGLENIASYNQSLILHLKHGLKKIPDILITENGTKSGSILTFTSYVKSLDHMKQILDAGKVSYTVGFRHFALIDFNKKNVDWVIRLSPHYFNTIEEVDQVIDILESKAR is encoded by the coding sequence ATAGATATTCAGCGAGTAAGAAAAGAAACACCTTCATGTGAAGATCTTGTTTTTTTGAATAGTGCAGGTTCATCTCTTATGCCAAAACCTGTACTGGAGACAATGACTGCCTTCCAGCTACTGGAAGCACAGATAGGGGGCTATGCTGCCGCTGCACAAAAAGCTGATGACATCTGGGAATTTTATGATGCCTGTGCTATTTTGTTAGGTGCGAAAAGGCAAAATATTGCATTTGTCTTCAATGCTACAGATGGTTTTTCCAAAGCAGTGTCTTCCATTCCCTTGACAAAAGGGGATACTATTTTGACTACAGATGACGATTATATATCCAATCACATACTTTTTTTATCGCTACAAAAACGATTCGGAATACAAATCATCAGGTGTGGATGTCTTCCTTCTGGAGATTTGGACCTCAATGATATGGAAGAGAAGATAAAAAAATACAAACCTGCGATGGTCACCGTGACACATATCCCTACCAATACCGGCAAAATACAGCCGATAGAGTTGGTGGGTGAACTCTGTGCCCGTTACGATATATGGTACATTGTTGATGGCTGCCAATCAGCAGGGCAAATACCCGTCGATGTAGCTAAGATAAAATGTGATTTTTATAGCGCCACAGGAAGAAAATTTTTAAGAGGACCACGTGGTACCGGAATACTATATGTGTCGGACAAAGCACTTGAAAAAGGATTAGAACCATTGCTGATAGATATGGAAGGTGCGGTATGGAGCGAAGAGCATCTGTACACTCAGATTGCCGGAGCCAAGAGATTTGAGCTTTGGGAAGCAAACTATGTCAATGTATGTGGATTGACAGAGGCGGTAAAATATGCCTGCAATATAGGCCTCGAAAATATTGCATCGTATAACCAAAGCCTGATCCTACATCTTAAGCACGGACTGAAAAAGATACCTGATATTCTTATTACTGAAAACGGAACAAAGTCCGGTAGCATCTTAACATTTACTTCTTACGTGAAATCACTTGATCATATGAAACAAATTCTGGATGCAGGTAAGGTGAGTTATACTGTCGGCTTCAGACACTTTGCGCTGATAGACTTTAATAAAAAAAATGTGGACTGGGTGATTCGACTATCTCCGCATTATTTCAACACCATAGAAGAAGTAGATCAGGTAATTGATATTTTAGAATCTAAAGCAAGGTAG